A window from Alloyangia pacifica encodes these proteins:
- a CDS encoding sigma-70 family RNA polymerase sigma factor, with protein sequence MMSMTYQAAMREPFLDVEQERTAICDWQDSGDRKALELLLRSHARQAWSQAARFTDNPVHLEDLAAEGILGLIKAADCFDRQQEVRFSTYAAWWVMNGISSALARIKAVIDIPARTYLDAQTGKLSDEERARIRMATHGIIALDGGDDEEDGRPRDILVSGEPGPEELVTQESERAMLTRLLAEALEPMTPEEAAVIRRRRLQADPEPFGSIARDLGVSQDRLRQVEKRAMLRLRRNLIDRGFSRAVLT encoded by the coding sequence ATGATGTCCATGACGTACCAGGCAGCCATGCGCGAGCCATTTCTTGACGTAGAGCAGGAACGGACCGCCATCTGCGATTGGCAAGACAGCGGGGACCGCAAGGCCCTTGAGTTGCTGCTGCGCTCGCACGCGCGGCAGGCGTGGTCCCAGGCCGCGCGGTTCACCGACAACCCGGTGCATCTCGAGGACCTGGCGGCCGAGGGAATTCTCGGTCTGATCAAGGCCGCCGACTGTTTCGACCGTCAGCAGGAGGTGCGCTTCTCGACCTATGCGGCCTGGTGGGTGATGAACGGCATTTCCAGCGCGCTGGCGCGGATCAAGGCGGTGATCGATATCCCGGCACGCACCTATCTCGATGCCCAGACCGGCAAGCTCTCGGATGAGGAACGCGCCCGGATCCGTATGGCTACCCATGGGATCATCGCGCTCGACGGCGGTGACGACGAAGAGGATGGGCGCCCGCGGGACATTCTCGTATCGGGCGAGCCGGGCCCGGAAGAGCTGGTCACGCAAGAGAGCGAGCGGGCCATGCTGACACGCCTGCTGGCCGAGGCGCTGGAGCCGATGACCCCGGAAGAAGCCGCGGTGATCCGGCGCAGGCGCCTGCAGGCAGATCCCGAGCCCTTCGGCAGCATTGCCCGGGATCTCGGGGTGTCGCAGGACCGCCTGCGGCAGGTTGAAAAGCGCGCCATGCTGCGGCTGAGGCGCAATCTCATAGACAGGGGCTTCTCGCGAGCAGTGCTGACATGA